The Nostoc sp. 'Lobaria pulmonaria (5183) cyanobiont' DNA window ATTTATGAATCTTCTCGCAAATGCGATCGATGCTTTAGAAGAAGTAGTAGAAAATGGTGAGTGGGAAGTAAGGGAACAAGCGCTCTCTACTCCCCAGATACGCATTCAGACTAAACTCACTAGCGAAAATCAGGTAGTTATTTGCATTGGCGACAATGGTACAGGCATTCCAGAAAAGGTACAAAAACAATTATTTGAACCATTTTTTACGACTAAACCAGTTGATAAAGGTACTGGGTTAGGTTTATCTATTAGTCATCAGATTATCACCCAAAAACATCAGGGAAAATTAGAATGTATTTCTGCTCTTGGAAAGGGGACAGAATTTGTCATTGTAATTCCGCTAAATCAGGAAGCTATCTAATTGTCAACATCATCTGACGTAGTTAAATTTTTAATTAAAATAAAATAAACAGGTGCAGTCTTGCGTAAAAGCGTAGCGTTTTTAATCCAAGCCAACGCACTAACAATCCAAGCCGACGCACTAACAATCCAAGCCGACGCACTAACAATCCAAGCCAACGCACTAACAATCCAAGCCAACGCATTAACAATCCAAGCCAACGCACTAACAATCCAAGCCAACGCATTAACAATCCAAGCCAACGCATTAACAATCCAAGCCAACGCATTAACAATCCAAGGTATCTAGGACTTACGCAATAACTCTCTGAAACTCTTATTCCTTTGTGACGGCAGTCGCTCATGGGGGAAACCCCCAAGACCGCGCTGCCTCTCCTTTGCGTCCTTCTCTGACGAGACGCTGCGCGAATGCGGTTCGTTTTTTCATTATTTTGCGTAAGTCCTGGTATCGCCAAATTTAATTCGCTATAAATTAACAAAATTCTGTACTAAGCTGAATCTACTTTTGACATTAGAATAAGAGTCTGGCTATTACTCCGATTTTGGTAGTGAGAGAAAGGATTTGCTCATGGCAAGAGATAAAGCTTATCAAGAAGCAGAGCAGCGCATTGAAAAGGCACGGCAAGAGGGAGCAATAGAACTCAATCTCAGCAACATAGAACTCACTGAGATACCAGAAGCGATCGCATCCCTGACTGGGTTGCAACAGCTTAACCTCGACAATAACCAACTGAGCGAACTGCCAGAAGCGATCGCATCCCTGACTGGGTTGCAACAGCTTAACCTCGACAATAACCAACTGAGCGAACTGCCAGAAGCGATCGCATCCCTGACTGGGTTGCAACAGCTTAACCTCGACAATAACCAACTGAGCGAACTGCCAGAAGCGATCGCATCCCTGACTGGGTTGCAACAGCTTTACCTCGGCAACAACCAACTGAGCGAACTGCCAGAAGCGATCGCATCCCTGACTGGGTTGCAACGGCTTGACCTCGACAATAACCAACTGAGCGAACTGCCAGAAGCGATCGCATCCCTGACTGGGTTGCAACAGCTTAACCTCAACAATAACCAACTGAGCGAACTGCCAGAAGCGATCGCATCCCTGACTGGGTTGCAACAGCTTAACCTCAACAATAACCAACTGAGCGAACTGCCAGAAGCGATCGCATCCCTGACTGGGTTGCAACTGCTTAACCTCGGCAATAACCAACTGAGCGAACTGCCAGAAGCGATCGCATCCCTGACTGGGTTGCAACTGCTTAACCTCGGCAATAACCAACTGAGCGAACTGCCAGAAGCGATCGCATCCCTGACTGGGTTGCAACGGCTTGACCTCGGCAACAACCAACTGAGCGAACTGCCAGAAGCGATCGCATCCCTGACTGGGTTGCAAGAGCTTTACCTCAACAATAACCAACTGAGCGAACTGCCAGAAGCGATCGCATCCCTGACTGGGTTGCAACGGCTTTACCTCGGCGACAACCCTCTTAACCCTGACCTTGCAGCCGCTTACGAACAAGGCACAGAAGCAGTCTTCCAATACCTGCGGGCAAAGGCAGAAGCCCAGGTGACGCTGAATGAAGCCAAGCTCATCCTAATTGGCGAGGGTGAAGTGGGCAAGAGTTGTCTGTTAGGTGCGTTGCGGGGAGATGAATGGGTGGATGGTCGCCCCACAACTCACGGAATTGAGATTAAGCCTGTAATCGTCACCGCTCCCGACAGTGGTACAGAGATATCACTTAATGCTTGGGATTTTGGCGGTCAACGGGTTTATCGACCAACGCACCAGTTGTTTTTCAGTGCGCCAGCCGTGTATCTGGTGGTGTGGAAACCACGAGAAGGCCCCCAGCAGGGCTTTGTCAAAGAGTGGATTACGCTGATCAAGAATCGGGAACCGGAGGCAAAGGTGCTAGTTGTCGCAACTCACGGTGGCCCCGGACAGCGACAACCAGACATTGACAGACAAGAAATTCTCGATCAATTCGGCAAAGATACGGTAATCGATTTTTTCCATATAGACAGCAAACCCAACCAGGATACGACACATTGCACTGGTCTTGCAGAATTAAAAGATACTATTGCTCGTGTCGCTGCATCTCTTCCCGAAATGGGGCGTTCCGTTCCCGCAAAGTGGCAACGAGTGCGGGAAACCTTACAGACAAGTGACAAAGCCTATCTACCCTACGATGATGTCATTGCCATCTGCGCTGAACAGGGAATCGATGAGGAGCAAGCAGAACTGTTCCTTCGCATCTCCCATACACTAGGGCATTTCATCCATTACCATTACGACCCAACACTACGCGATATCGTCATCCTCAAACCCGACTGGCTGGCAAAGGCGATCAGCTTCGTGCTAGATGATGAAATGACACGCAAACGCAACGGTTTGGTAGAATTTCAGCATCTGGGCCAGTTGTGGAGCCATCCGCCGTTTGCAGGCGAAGAAGGCTACCCCTCACAATTGCATCCAATCTTTCTGCGGCTGATGGAACGCTTTGATTTATCCTACAAAGTGGTATTAGATCGGTCAGAAACTAGCAATACCAGCCTCATTGCTCAACTCGTTCCCGACACACGCCCGGAGCCATTGCCCAATTGGGGAGAGCAAGCGGAAGCGGGAGACAGACAACAGATACAAATCTGCCGCATTGTAGACAGTCGCGGACAGTTTGCAGTGGCAGAAGGATTATTTTACCAGTTGATTGTCCGGTTGCACAAATACTCACTGGGGCGGACTAATTACGAAAACAGCATTCACTGGCAACGCGGCTTAATGCTTGACAATGACTACAACGGTCGGGCATTGCTGGAGTATGGTAGTACAGATGTAAAAATTACAGTGCGGGCAGCTTATCCAGAAAGGTTCCTATCCTATCTAACCCAAGAGATTAAATGGCTAGTCGAGAATTTCTGGGAAGGGTTGCGTTGTAACGTCATGGTTCCCTGCATTGCACCTTGCAGCATGAATGCCCCTGGAACCGGACTGTTTGAGGTGCAGAAACTAATTGAAAGTAAAAAGAAAAATCGTGATGAGTATCCATGTCCCATTTCCGGGTGCGGTGAATGGCAAAACATAGATCGACTGCTGAATAACGCGCCGACTGCTCAACCCCCATCCCAAGAAATTGGTATTGAGCAGTTCCGATACATTGTGAAAGACGAGTTAAACGTCATCCGCAAAGATTTGGTTATGTACGATCGTCTAGATCAAGCACGTTTTCAGGTATTATCTCAGGAGCAACGCACCATTTTAAGCCAGGTCGATCAGCAGTTTGCAGAACTAATGCAGATGCTCACTGATGAAGCAAAAGACGGCCCGCGCCTGTTTAGCTTTCAGCCTATCGATCCGAAATTTTTCGATCGCCCCAAATGGATTAGTGCGAAGTTTCAACTCACCCTCTGGTGCGAACACGCACGTCAGCCACTTCCAGCCTTAAATCCCAATGACAATAAAAAGGGAGTCTATGAATTAGACTTGCCGCGTGAGTGGTTCACCAAGGCAATCCCCTATCTCAGAATTTTGACCGGAACCCTAAGCTTAGTCTTACCTGTGGCAGGTTCGGCAACTAAATTAATACTGGATGATACCACCTACAAAGCCATTGAAGAACAACTCGATTTAGGACAGAAAAGCATTGAGTCTACTTTAAAGGGAAGTGATATGGCTTTGGCTGGAAAGTCCAAGAGCGATGCCTCCTTCTTGGAAGGCGATGCAATCCGCGCTCAAGGCTCGATTTTGCGAGAATTACACGCCCTTCTGAAAGAAAAAGATCCTAGTTTTGGTGGTTTAGTGCGGGTGCAAAACAAACGCCGTGAATTTCTCTGGGTTCATCCTCAATTTGTAGGTGAATATTAATTGATAACGGATATTAAAGCTATTTCGTAATTTTTTATGATTATAGAGGAAACAGAGAAATGTTGAAGGTTTTTGCTGACCGAGGTGGTACATTTACAGATATTGTTGCTGTTACTAATAATCAAGCAATTATCGATAGACTTTCAAAACATCCCGAACGTTTTTTAATTGTGACTCTGCCTAATCAGCAATGGATTATAGTCTATAAACTACTTTCAGAAAATCCCGAACAATATCAAGATGCAGCCATCCAAGGTATTCGAGATATCATGGGTATTGCTCGCAACGAACCCATTCCAACTGAAGCGATAGAAGTAGTGAAAATGGGGACAACAGTAGCAACAAACGCGCTGTTAGAAAGAAAGGGAGACAGGGTTGTTCTTCTGATAACCAAAGGGTTTAAAGATGCGCTGCGAATTGGATACCAAAATCGTCCTAATATCTTTGCGCGCCAGATAATTTTACCAACGATGCTTTACGAACAGGTGATTGAAATAGATGAACGCTACGATGCTAACGGAAATGAATTAATACCTATAAAGATTGAACAAGTCAAAAGTGACTTACAAGTAGTTTACCATACAGGAATTCGGAGTTGTGCTATTGTTTTTATGCACAGCGATCGCTATCCCGAACACGAACAACAAATAGCCCAGCTTGCCCAAGAGATTGGCTTTACTCAAATATCTGTATCCCATCAAGTTAGTCCATTAATGAAGTTGGTTAGCCGAGGAGATACAACAGTAGTCGATGCTTATTTAACTCCGATTCTGCGTCGCTACGTCAACCAAGTAGCGAGTCAGTTACCCAGCGTCAAATTAATGTTTATGAAATCTGATGGCGGTTTAGTCGCAGCCGAACAATTTCAAGGGAAAGATAGTATTTTAAGTGGCCCGGCTGGCGGTATTGTTGGCGCAGTTCAAACTAGTAAAAGGGCAGGTTTCGAGTTAGTTATTACTTTTGACATGGGAGGGACAAGTACAGATGTCGCCCACTTTAAAGGAGAGTATGAACGACAACTAGATTCGGAAATTGCTGGGGCGCGGATGCGAGTTCCTGTATTAGCAATTAATACCATTGCTGCTGGAGGTGGTTCTGTTCTCTTTTTTGATGGTTCTAGTTATCGTGTTGGCCCTAAATCTGCTGGATCAAATCCTGGGCCTGCTTGTTATCGACGTGGCGGGCCATTAGCGGTTACTGATGCCAATGTAATGTTAGGTAAAATTCACCCACAATATTTTCCCTCAGTTTTTGGCATTGATGGTAATTTACCTTTAGATAAAGATATTGTTATTCAAAAATTTACCCAATTAACCCAAGACATTCAAACCGCTACATTAAATCATTCTACTCCTGAAGAAGTAGCCGCAGGATTTATGGCGATCGCAGTGGAAAATATGGCGAACGCAATTAAAAAAATCAGTCTGCAACGCGGTTATGATGTTACCCAATATGTGCTTTGTTGTTTTGGCGGTGCAGGTGGGCAAGTTGCTTGTTTAATTGCCGATACCTTGGGAATGAAAAAAATATTTCTACATCCTTATGCTGGAGTTTTATCTGCTTATGGAATGGGATTAGCTGATGTCCGGGCGATTAGAGAAGGAGGAGTTGAGCAACCTTTAACTCAAGCACTAATCTCTCAACTACAGCAGTTAATGGAATATTTAGAAAATCAAGCTAGAAGCGAAATACATGAGGCACTGAGTCAAGTAGAAGTAATCCGAAAAGCTCACTTAAAATATCAGGGTACTAACTCTACCTTGACCGTTAATTTTGCCGATGATTTGGTATTGATGCAACAAGAATTTGAGAGTGAACATCAATCTCGCTATGGTTTTATTCAATTAGAGAAAAGCTTAATTGTTGAATCCGCTTCAGTGGAAGTAATTCAGAAAATGGATACTCCCGAAGAACCTTTAATTATTCGTACTCGCCCTTTAAATGAAGTCCCTGTGTCTGTTGAGACAGTAAGGATGTTTACTGCTGATAGATGGCACGATACTCCTGTTTATCGGCGGGAAGATTTACAACCAGAAGATAGTATTAATGGGCCTGCGATCGTTGTGGAAAAAATTAGCACAATTGTAGTGGAACCTAATTGGCAAGCAAGATTAACTTTACAAAATCATCTAATTTTAGAACGCCTTTACACCCGCGCCGGATTCTCTACAATAGGCGAAATTTTGCACATTTCGCTTCCGCCGAAGTAGACAGTGATAGCTAGTAGTAAACACTCAAGTGTTTAAAAAAGTGCTTAAGCGATTACTACACAATTTTTTAAGGAATTAAAAATGTACATAACACCTCAACCCGATCCCGTCCGCTTAGAAATATTCAAAAATCTCTATCAATTTATCGCCGAACAAATGGGGATTGTGTTACAAAACACGGCGACATCGGTGAATATCAAAGAGAGGCTGGATTTCTCCTGTGCTATTTTTGACTCATCGGGATTATTAGTAGCAAATGCTCCCCATATTCCTGTACATTTAGGCTCAATGAGTGAAAGTGTCCGCAGTTTAATTAATCATAAATGCGACACTTTCAAACTAGGAAATGTCTATCTATCTAATAATCCCTATAACGGTGGAACACATCTCCCTGATGTCACTGCAATTACCCCTGTTTTTTTGGAAAGTAGTGAAAATAATCCATCCCCAATGCCCCATGCCCAATGCCCAATACCCCTATTTTTTGTTGCTTCTCGCGGACACCAAGCAGATATTGGTGGAATTACTCCCGGTTCTATGCCTCCACACAGTACCACAGTAGAAGAAGAAGGAATTATTTTTGATAATTTTCTGTTGGTTGAAGAGGGCAATTTTCGAGAACTCGCAGTCAGACAGCACCTTTCAAATCATACTTATCCTGCTCGCAACCCTGACCAAAATATTGCTGATTTTAAAGCACAAATTGCAGCCAATGAACGGGGAGTACAAGAACTTCGTAAAATGGTTTTCCAATACAAGCTTGATACTGTTCAAGCTTATATGAAGTTTGTGCAAGCTAATGCTGAGGAGTCTGTTAGATGTGCGATCGCAGTTCTCAAGGATGGGTCATTTACTTATAAAATGGATAATGATGCACAAATTCAAATTAAAGTAACTATTCACCCAGAAAACCGTAGTGCTACTATTGATTTTACAGGGACTTCTCTACAACTAAATAGTAATTTTAATGCTCCTAAAGCTGTAACTCAAGCAGCAGTCTTATATGTCTTCCGTACTTTAGTTGATGATAATATTCCTCTCAATGCCGGGTGTCTTAATCCTCTAGAAATTATTATCCCGGTTGGCTGTATGCTCAACCCAACCTATCCAGCCGCAGTAGTCGCGGGTAATGTGGAAACTTCTCAAACTATTGTCGATGCTTTATATGGTGCTTTGGGTGTTATAGCTGCTTCTCAAGGAACGATGAATAATTTTACTTTTGGTAATGAGCAATATCAATATTATGAAACTATTTGCGGCGGCTCTGGCGCTGGAATTGATTTTGCTGGTACTGATGGTGTACATTCCCACATGACTAACTCCCGCTTGACCGATCCAGAAGTTTTAGAAACCCGTTATCCTGTACTTTTAGAAAGCTTTAGTCTTCGTCCCGATAGCGGTGGCAAAGGAAAATATTCGGGTGGTAATGGAGTTGTCCGCCGCATTCGATTTCTAGAACCGATGACAGCTAATATTCTCTCTGGTCATCGCCTGGTTCCTCCCTTTGGATTAAATGGTGGGGAAGCAGGAAAAGTAGGACGCAACTGGATACAACGACAAAATGGAATTGAAGAAAATTTAGATAGCACAGCAACAGTAGAGATGAAAACTGGAGATATTTTTGTGATAGAAACTCCTGGCGGCGGTGGATTTGGTAAATTATCTTAATAATCAAAAATTGGTATAAGCTGGCTTCAACTTCCCCATAAAATTGAGCATAGCTGAAACCACAGCATCCGGCGACTCAATCAAGAAGCCATGACCACCACGTTCGATGACTACAAGTTCAGCATTGGGAATACCTTGAGCAAGTTGTTGGGAAAACTTTAACGGGGTGAGAATATCTTGTTTACCAACCAAAACTAAGGTAGGACAATGAATTTTTTGGAGGCGGTCTATTGTGTCACTGTTAAGAATGGCTTGGCTGTGATGATAAAGTGAATGAGGTGCAGGTGGGAAAGGATATCTGATGGCAAATTCAATCAGACCTTCAATCATGTCAGGAATTGAGTAGAAAGCATCTGTAAATATCCACGGCAATACGACTTTTTCATAAAGTTTTAGGTCTACATTACTAGAAAGTTCGCCCCAAGTCTCGATGATGCTGTTGAATAATGCATCACCTTTTGCCAAAGATGAAAGTAGCATCAGACTTTTTACTTTTTCAGGATGTGCTAACACTAGTTCTTGGGCTATCTGACTACCCATTGAATGGCCTGCTAGATGTACCTGATTAATTCCGATGCGATCGAGCAATGCTGTAACGTCACTAGCCATCTGTTTGAGACTATAGGGGTTTTCGGGAGCAGAACTTCTCCCCATACCTCGGTTATCCAAGCGAATGACTTGATACTGCGAAACCAGCGATGGCATAATCAGCGACCAATAAGCATGATCGCAAAGATAGCCAGCTATTAATAGCAAAGGCTCACCTGTTCCCTTAATGTCATAGAACAAATCAATTCCGTTAATCTGAACCTTGGGCATAGTAAATAATTCTGCTAAACCTTATTTTTAAGTAGGATAGATTAAGCTAAACTCCTACGTCTTGAATTTCTCATCCACCGGAATTTGATAGCCGTTGGCGAGGCGATTGGTCATATTGGCTGTGGCTGCGATCGCCATTAGTTCCCCAAACATAGTATCATTCATACCCTTGGCACGTGCTGCTGCTGTGTGCGAGGCGATGCAATACTCACAGCCATTCGTCGCACTCACGGCAATATAAATCAGTTCGCGCATCAGTGGATCAATCTCACCAGGGCTAACCATCACTTCTTTTAACGCTTGCCATGTTCGTTGCAGCGTGGGAGGATGGTTGGCTATAGCTTTCCAGAAGTTATTGATGTAGTCATTCTGACGTGTAACGCGGATGTCGTCATACACTGCACGTACTTCATCGCTGGCTTGTTCGTATTCAATCAGGTTAGTCATGTTTTAATTCCATATAGTTTCCCCAGCGAGTGGGAACCCCTAGATTGTAATACTGAGTTGCAATTAAAGATAGTAATAAGCAGAATTCAGAATTCAGGAGTAAAACACGCTTTATATCTATCTGGGTAACAGACGAATCGTTGTGTACATCACTTTCCTTAAAATCTGCTGTATCATGTCCCCTTGGCATTTATATGGTCTATAAATGACTTGGCATAGGCTAGCATTTCTTGGACGTTCTAGTAGAACAGACTAAACAGGAAATTTACACTATCCTGTCAGAGAAATAGGTAGGGTTATCCATGAAGAAATTGCTCCAGCGTCTCAAAGCATTACTCAAACGTATCTTCAAAAGGTTTTCATCCAATTCTCAGCAACCATCGCTCTTAATAAATTCTCGCTTGTTAGACACCTCTATTCCCAATGTTTCTCCCCGATGGAAGTCTGGTTTGGTGCTTGTGTGTTCACAATGTGCAAACGAGCGCTCAAATAGCTCTCATCGAACTGCTAAAAGCTCAACTGCTTCCGAAGACCTAGAGAATTGGTTGAAATCTCGTTTAAAGTTTGAGGGATTATGGGGTGAATTTAGGGTCGTTAGCACGAGTTGCTTAGGAGTTTGTCCAAAATCCGGGATTACTGTTGTTCTTGTAAGTAATGGAAGTTGCGGAAATAGTCCATGCTTAATTGTAAATCCTCGGAGCGATCGCGAACTTTTCTATTCATACATCAAACAAAATAAAGGCTGAATGAAAATAGTTTCTCAAGCTTAAACTTATTGAATGCTAAACTATATTTTATTTTCCATTATATTTGTTGGGTTAAGTAGTAAATAAAAAGGGGGGGATATTTGAATTTTTCCCTTATCTTTTTACACTTGCTAATGGAGGTAGGAAGTCATCATTGCTTGATTGTTTTGAACTGAAATATTTATCGTACCCATCAAATGTTGGGTAGCTAGAAAATTATTAACATTGCGCTTCTGTATCCAGGGATTGTACATTAAAAAGCATTTCATTGTAATGGAAACTAGTGGCTAAAATCTGACTGTAACTTTTACGCCAACCGCAGATAAGGACATTTTTGTAAAAATCCAGATGCTTTACTATGGGCATCCAAATTATGAGTATGCGTTGGCGTAGGTCGAATAATGCCACCAAATAGGTCATCCAATCCGTAAGGTGTAAAAAATTGCCATTGTCCTTGGGCATCTAGTCGAACTCCCACAGCCGTAGCGGTGTGCAGCCAATCTGTAATGCCATCCTCTGTACTAGTATAAGGTCTGCTACCAAAACGCCAGCGAGCAAAACTGGCTTGATTTTTGACATCAAACTCGTCATCAGGAAATTGTTCTGTGAGAGTCGCCTTTGCTGCTAGTTCTTGGGAACGGTTTCCCTCTATATCAAAGAATGCAATATCAAAATCTTTAATACCTAACCCACAGTCATTGCCAAAAATTGAAGACCAAACGGTGTTTCGGACTGCACCCCCTGCTAACCACCAGTTAGGTAGATTTAGTTGAGCGATCGCTGTTAATACTGTATTAATACGTGTATCAGCTAAAATCATTTGTAAGCGAGTGTTACTATTCATATCAAATTTATGGGATTGTCAAGTAAAAGGTGAAAATATTATCATTCATATTTAATTAAACTTACGGTGTTGATAGTCCTGTTGTGACACTTTGCAGTTCAATGTTTATCAGGAGAAACTCTGTAGTAATAGTATAAATAAAACAGGTTATACAGAAGGTAAAATTGTGAATTTAGAATTTAGAATTTTTATTTATGGAAGATTTATTTGCGCGACTAGAACGCACACTCAATCCTGAACTGCCTTCCCTAACAGAGTCACAACAAAAATTCCTAGAAGAACTCAGTATTGATGAAAATCAACCCGGTATGATTCTGCATGACTTTCAAACCCTGATAGATTTCTTACAACCAAATGGAGTAGAAGTTAGTAGTGTTAATAACCTTCTACAGCTAAAAGTACTATCAGAAGTTAATTCTCGATTAAGTCACCCAATTGAAACTAAACTCAAACGCCCCGTACAAAAATCATATCCCTACATTAATGGACTATATCTGTTATTACGCAGTTCTGGAATAGCCCAAATTAAATCCCAAGGGAAGAAGCAGGTTTTAGTTTTAGACGCAGTAACTTTGCAATCATGGTCAAACCTCAATCCAACAGAACGCTATTTCAACTTATTAGAAGCCTGGTTGATTTGGGGAAATAACGAAGTTTTGGGCGAACATCAAGATTCCTTAGGGAATTTATTTAGATGTATTCAACTTTGGCCTCGCGTTCCAGATAAAGGTTTAAAATTCCCTCAATATGAAGATCAAAACAATATTAGTTATTACCCCGGACTGCATAATGTTGCTCTATTAGAGTTATTTGGATTGTTATCTACCAAACATGGTAAACCACAAGAAGGCAAAGGGTGGCGCATTACTAGTTTACAACGCTTACCCTTTGGTGATGCTCTGTTGCAATTCCTCTTTCCATTAGGTATACGAGGAGAATTACAGGATGATGTAAATATAACTTTTGGAAAATTGCAGTCACATTTTCAACCATTTTTTCCTGAATGGGAGCATAATTTACTTGTTCCCAAGCAAGGCTTCACTGATGGTATTTATATTTTCAAAGTATCCCTTTTTAAGGCTTGGCGACGCATTGCCATACCAGCAAAAAAACCATTAAGCTGGTTAGCAGAGATAATTCTCGATGCTTTTGACTTTGATTACGATCACCTGTACGAGTTTAGTTATAAAGACCATTTTGGTCGCATAATAAAAATCGGTCATGCCTACATGGAAACACCGCCATTTGCCGACCAAGTGCAGATTGGTGATTTGTCTTTAGAACCGGGTGGGAAAATGACCTATCTTTATGATTTTGGTGACAACTGGAAATTTGATGTGCAGTTAGAAGCAATTAATCCACCTGATAACAAAATTAAGAAGCCGAAGATTTTAGAAGTTTACGGAAATGCACCTCAACAGT harbors:
- a CDS encoding plasmid pRiA4b ORF-3 family protein, with product MEDLFARLERTLNPELPSLTESQQKFLEELSIDENQPGMILHDFQTLIDFLQPNGVEVSSVNNLLQLKVLSEVNSRLSHPIETKLKRPVQKSYPYINGLYLLLRSSGIAQIKSQGKKQVLVLDAVTLQSWSNLNPTERYFNLLEAWLIWGNNEVLGEHQDSLGNLFRCIQLWPRVPDKGLKFPQYEDQNNISYYPGLHNVALLELFGLLSTKHGKPQEGKGWRITSLQRLPFGDALLQFLFPLGIRGELQDDVNITFGKLQSHFQPFFPEWEHNLLVPKQGFTDGIYIFKVSLFKAWRRIAIPAKKPLSWLAEIILDAFDFDYDHLYEFSYKDHFGRIIKIGHAYMETPPFADQVQIGDLSLEPGGKMTYLYDFGDNWKFDVQLEAINPPDNKIKKPKILEVYGNAPQQYWSEDDELDEDEG